In the Nicotiana tabacum cultivar K326 chromosome 16, ASM71507v2, whole genome shotgun sequence genome, one interval contains:
- the LOC107801314 gene encoding uncharacterized protein LOC107801314, protein MDSEQESEGRRDSDATLDESEIGSSKSSEYSQSISSSSSGTSSDDYIQVDPKIVFNSVPSGVESSKSHSDAKLLSQSDTCHQLEESSKTSTSSTSQVSDVTHESAFPTMSPTQSPSIQVMERQAVFDPNRIPSSVVGSKDSSSKEWSTASNESLFSIHTAGNGSPARDDIVMTDGDFKRSKKRDNSCAALDKYEEINKSGKPTRFRQPLPAAKGRECKEKIHEKGRNVNAVNNLLAAGSDEPTKRVVRFREEIKVGDIRNHSAAVGLSDGNKGFRDSCTAVRHSDGNGMSSVFPIKKKSSWWSCCCSCSGSCCSSWPSCSLKCSGCSCKWLNCSGCSCKWLSCSGFSFKWLSCSSFSCKWLSCSGCSCKWLSCSGCSCKWPSCSGFSCKWLSCSGCSCKWPSCSGCSCKWPSCAGCSCKWPSMPVGCCKWPCSHGGCCKWPSCQCKCFTSLRCCS, encoded by the exons ATGGATTCTGAGCAAGAGAGCGAAGGAAGAAGAGATTCAGATGCTACTTTAGATGAAAGTGAAATAGGGTCATCTAAAAGTTCAGAATATTCTCAATCCATCTCGTCTTCATCATCAGGCACTTCTTCAGATGATTACATCCAAGTGGATCCAAAAATAGTATTCAACTCTGTCCCATCGGGTGTAGAATCTTCTAAATCTCACTCCGATGCCAAACTTTTATCTCAAAGTGATACGTGCCATCAATTGGAAGAATCCTCGAAAACTTCTACAAGTTCCACCTCACAGGTTTCAGATGTCACTCATGAATCTGCATTCCCGACCATGTCACCTACACAATCTCCTTCTATACAGGTGATGGAAAGGCAGGCAGTTTTTGATCCCAATAGAATTCCCTCTTCCGTTGTTGGGAGTAAGGATTCGTCCTCTAAGGAATGGAGCACTGCTTCTAACGAATCATTGTTCAGTATCCACACTGCTGGAAATGGTAGTCCTGCAAGGGATGATATTGTAATGACTGATGGAGATTTTAAACGGTCAAAGAAACGAGACAACTCATGTGCAGCATTAGATAAATATGAAGAAATTAACAAGTCTGGCAAGCCAACTAGGTTTAGGCAGCCCTTGCCAGCTGCAAAAGGAAGAGAATGTAAGGAAAAGATCCATGAGAAAGGAAGGAATGTAAATGCTGTAAACAACCTGTTAGCAGCAGGTTCAGATGAACCAACAAAGAGAGTAGTCCGTTTTAGAGAGGAAATAAAAGTAGGAGACATCAGAAATCATTCTGCTGCCGTTGGCCTCTCTGATGGAAATAAAGGCTTTAGGGACTCCTGCACTGCCGTTCGCCATTCTGATGGGAATGGCATGTCTTCTGTCTTTCCAAT AAAAAAGAAGTCTTCTTGGTGGTCATGCTGTTGTTCTTGTAGCGGTTCTTGCTGCTCAAGTTGGCCAAGCTGCTCGTTGAAGTGCTCAGGTTGCTCTTGTAAGTGGTTAAACTGCTCAGGTTGCTCTTGTAAGTGGCTAAGCTGCTCAGGTTTCTCCTTTAAGTGGCTAAGCTGCTCGAGTTTCTCTTGTAAGTGGCTAAGTTGCTCAGGTTGCTCTTGTAAGTGGCTAAGCTGCTCAGGTTGCTCTTGTAAGTGGCCAAGCTGCTCAGGTTTCTCTTGTAAGTGGCTAAGCTGCTCAGGTTGTTCTTGTAAGTGGCCAAGCTGCTCAGGTTGCTCTTGTAAGTGGCCAAGCTGCGCAGGTTGCTCTTGTAAGTGGCCAAGCATGCCTGTCGGCTGCTGCAAATGGCCATGCAGCCATGGTGGTTGCTGCAAATGGCCGAGCTGCCAATGCAAGTGTTTTACCTCGCTACGCTGCTGCTCCTAG
- the LOC107801313 gene encoding LRR receptor-like serine/threonine-protein kinase RPK2, whose translation MKSDKMQLLDRKEKPGILFSRTLNLFLMIAFVFSCFSFSASEEVVYEKIALLELKKSLGDSSGISSSWKAEKSSYCSWYGVSCNSNSRVSELRIRGNSTNSAFCTSNPELALHGFRIRRNSCFHMNVKLVGNLSSVIGYLKDLRVLSLPFHDLTGEIPVQIWGLDNLEVLDLEGNFIQGNFSSYNFSGLRKLRVLNLGFNRIVGEFPTSLAKCRFLSVLNLAGNRINDVIPGFIGGFEKLRVLNLSFNRLIGHVPLNLGIKCKNLEHLDLSFNFLQGEIPRVLGKCSHLRTLLLTSNAFTGAIPSELGRLQRLEVLDVSRNSLYGPIPPQLGNCLNLSILVLSNLFNLHRELPFDDALGELNFFEGSIPSVITMLPKLEVLWAPGANLRGHFPNEWGHCDSLKVVNLAQNFFVGKISGLFVRCHGLFFLNISSNRLSGNLDKKLPVPCMTLFDISKNLMSGPIPQYNTSVCPRDPSSDKNLINTFNPTFSYLSFLTYKTFSESRLPFPTTGLPVIHNFGGNSFTGGIPLLPMVHESLGKRIDYAFLAGGNKLTGSLNGSLFGNCDGLGGMSVNVSSNEISGQVPAYICSECRSLKSFDESRNNISGSLPKHLGHCNSLIVLDLSWNKLHGQIPADLYDMKNLTFLSLANNQLSGSISPFFSQMHSLEVLDLSSNSFSGDIPEGLMRLVNLTVLLLNNNTLTGQIPSGLENMTSLHACNFSFNNLSGVLPSDEVIKSCSFIGNPFLSSRPKLAVFSAPPMGKQPNAPPPRPESKNAKRGLCSIEIAAAVSATVIVSVLAIIVAFCMHIAKRTASPKVEASESPERSDVTVFNDIGVRLTYDNIVHATRNFSWSNCIGNGGFGSTYKAEVSSGLIVAVKRLLVERCQGVRQFEAEINSLKSISHPNLITLIGYFASEADMFLIYNYIPGGSLEKFIRDRASRVFDFKVLHKIALDISLGIAYLHDQCVPRIVHRDVKPSNILLDNEMNAYLSDFGLSRIMGPETCTTTNVAGTFGYVAPEYALTCRVSDKADVYSYGVVLLELLSDKRALDPSFSVHENGFNIVSWANMLLRDNKIQDIFYTGLWEAGPEDKLVDMLHLALMCTTESLSARPRMRQVVGQLKELAPLVPSS comes from the coding sequence ATGAAAAGTGACAAAATGCAGTTGTTGGACAGAAAGGAAAAACCTGGGATTCTGTTTTCAAGAACACTGAATTTGTTCTTGATGATTGCATTTGTTTTCTCTTGCTTTTCCTTTTCAGCTTCTGAAGAGGTGGTTTATGAGAAAATAGCTTTGTTGGAATTGAAGAAATCACTTGGTGATTCCTCTGGCATTTCATCAAGCTGGAAAGCAGAAAAGTCTAGCTACTGTTCTTGGTATGGAGTGTCATGCAACTCAAATTCCAGGGTTTCAGAATTGAGAATCAGAGGTAATAGTACTAATTCTGCTTTTTGTACTAGTAATCCTGAGTTAGCATTGCATGGCTTTCGGATTAGAAGAAACAGTTGCTTTCATATGAATGTTAAACTTGTTGGGAATTTGTCTTCTGTTATTGGATACCTCAAAGATCTTAGGGTTCTATCTCTTCCATTCCATGATCTTACTGGTGAAATTCCTGTTCAGATATGGGGATTAGATAATCTTGAAGTACTTGATTTAGAAGGGAATTTCATTCAGGGAAATTTTTCGAGCTATAATTTTTCTGGTTTGAGAAAACTAAGAGTTCTTAACCTGGGGTTTAACAGAATTGTAGGGGAGTTTCCAACTTCTCTAGCAAAATGTAGGTTTTTGAGTGTATTGAATTTAGCGGGAAACAGAATAAATGATGTCATTCCAGGGTTTATAGGTGGTTTCGAAAAGTTAAGGGTGCTTAATTTGTCGTTTAATCGATTAATTGGGCATGTTCCACTTAACTTGGGGATTAAATGCAAGAATCTTGAACATTTAGATTTGTCATTTAATTTCCTACAAGGGGAGATTCCGCGTGTATTGGGGAAATGTAGTCACTTAAGGACTCTTTTGTTGACTTCAAATGCATTTACTGGTGCTATCCCTTCTGAGCTAGGTAGGCTTCAAAGGCTTGAAGTTCTGGATGTTTCGCGAAACAGCCTTTACGGTCCTATTCCACCACAGCTTGGAAATTGCCTTAATTTGTCGATTCTTGTTCTCTCAAATCTCTTCAATCTGCATAGGGAGCTGCCATTTGATGATGCATTAGGTGAGCTGAACTTCTTTGAGGGCTCCATTCCTTCAGTGATTACTATGCTGCCAAAATTGGAAGTACTTTGGGCTCCAGGAGCAAATCTCAGAGGACATTTTCCCAATGAATGGGGACATTGTGACAGCCTAAAGGTGGTGAATTTAGCTCAAAACTTTTTCGTGGGCAAAATTTCTGGTTTGTTTGTCCGGTGCCATGGTCTTTTTTTTCTTAACATCAGCTCAAACAGGCTCTCTGGGAATCTTGATAAAAAGCTTCCTGTTCCTTGTATGACTCTTTTCGATATCAGTAAGAACCTCATGTCAGGCCCAATTCCCCAGTATAACACAAGTGTTTGTCCCCGTGATCCCTCATCCGACAAGAACCTTATCAACACTTTCAATCCAACTTTTTCCTACCTGTCATTCTTAACATATAAAACTTTTTCAGAGAGCCGTTTGCCTTTTCCTACTACCGGTCTTCCAGTGATTCATAATTTTGGTGGAAACAGCTTCACCGGTGGAATTCCTTTACTTCCAATGGTCCATGAAAGCTTAGGAAAGCGCATTGATTATGCGTTTCTTGCTGGTGGAAACAAGCTTACTGGATCATTGAATGGGAGCTTATTTGGAAACTGTGATGGATTAGGTGGAATGTCAGTTAATGTAAGCAGCAATGAGATCTCTGGTCAAGTTCCTGCTTACATATGTTCAGAATGCAGGTCTCTCAAATCTTTTGACGAGTCCAGAAACAATATCTCTGGGTCCTTGCCCAAGCACCTTGGTCATTGTAATTCCCTCATTGTACTTGACTTGAGCTGGAACAAGTTGCACGGTCAAATTCCGGCTGATCTCTATGACATGAAGAATCTAACTTTTCTAAGCTTGGCTAATAACCAGCTTAGTGGCAGCATCTCTCCTTTCTTTTCTCAGATGCATTCTCTTGAAGTTTTGGACCTCTCATCAAACTCATTCTCTGGTGACATTCCTGAAGGTCTCATGCGCCTGGTAAATTTAACCGTTCTGTTGCTCAACAATAATACATTGACTGGACAGATTCCCTCAGGTTTGGAAAATATGACATCTCTTCATGCATGCAACTTCTCATTCAATAATTTATCTGGAGTGTTGCCATCGGATGAGGTGATAAAGTCGTGTAGCTTTATTGGAAATCCTTTTCTTTCATCCAGGCCAAAACTCGCTGTTTTTTCAGCACCACCAATGGGTAAACAACCCAATGCTCCTCCACCAAGGCCTGAGTCTAAAAATGCTAAGAGAGGACTTTGTTCCATTGAAATTGCTGCTGCAGTATCTGCAACTGTCATTGTTTCAGTTCTTGCTATTATTGTTGCCTTCTGTATGCACATAGCAAAGCGGACAGCAAGTCCTAAAGTTGAGGCCTCTGAATCACCTGAAAGAAGTGATGTTACAGTTTTCAATGACATAGGAGTACGTTTGACATATGATAACATCGTCCACGCTACCAGAAACTTTAGCTGGAGCAACTGCATTGGAAATGGTGGTTTTGGTTCCACATACAAAGCTGAAGTTTCCTCTGGTCTTATAGTGGCAGTAAAGAGGCTATTGGTCGAAAGATGTCAAGGAGTTCGCCAGTTCGAGGCTGAGATTAATAGCCTTAAAAGCATAAGTCATCCCAATCTCATTACACTAATTGGCTATTTTGCAAGTGAGGCAGATATGTTCCTGATATATAATTATATCCCAGGAGGTAGTTTAGAGAAATTTATACGGGATAGAGCCAGTAGAGTGTTTGATTTTAAAGTGCTACACAAGATTGCTCTCGACATTTCCCTTGGAATTGCTTATCTACATGATCAATGTGTCCCACGCATTGTCCACCGTGATGTCAAGCCAAGTAATATATTGTTGGACAATGAGATGAACGCTTATTTATCGGATTTTGGGTTGTCAAGGATCATGGGACCAGAAACCTGCACAACCACAAATGTAGCAGGAACTTTCGGGTACGTAGCACCAGAATATGCTCTAACATGTCGCGTGTCAGACAAGGCCGATGTTTACAGCTATGGTGTCGTGCTACTCGAGTTGCTCTCTGACAAGCGAGCTCTAGATCCTTCGTTCTCTGTGCACGAGAACGGATTCAACATTGTTTCATGGGCAAACATGTTACTGCGCGATAACAAGATACAGGACATATTCTACACCGGTTTATGGGAGGCAGGTCCGGAGGACAAACTTGTGGACATGTTGCATTTGGCTCTAATGTGTACTACAGAATCCCTTTCTGCCAGGCCAAGAATGAGGCAGGTCGTCGGGCAATTGAAAGAACTCGCACCACTTGTGCCTTCTAGCTAA